The stretch of DNA CGAAAGCAATCCAAGGCTGACGTCCGCAATCCCTGCCTCGCGAACTGGTTAGCCCCCGATTCGGGACCAACCGCAGCTTTTCATTGCTCGCGATTCAAGTTGATGTTCCTTCGCTTTGGCACAGTCTCTGCACGAGTGGTGGCTATGTTGACACGACCAACTAACACGTACCAAAGAGGATCAAGCAATGGCAACATCCACCGATCTTAAGTCAGACTGTATTGAAAATTGCCAAACCTGTGTAACAACGGTCAGCGACATGTTGACCTCGACGTGCCTTTCCAAGGGCGGTGACCACGTTGAGCAGGAACACGTCAAACTGATGCTTGACTGTATCGCCGCCTGTGAAGCCTGCATCGGATTCATGAGCCGCAATAGCGAATTCCATTCGCATTATTGCGGGGCCTGTGCCGAAATCTGCAAGGCCTGCGCGGACAATTGCGAAAAAATCGACGGCATGGAAAAGTGTGTAGAATGCTGTCGTCAATGCCAAGAGACCTGTTCGGCGATGGCAAGCTAATCTGCAGCCCGACACGGCTGTTCGTGCACGAATGAGGCTTGTGGCTGATCCCTGGTCACAAGCCTTTTTCTTTTTGCAATCATGAATGAATCGAATTCATCCTCATTGTTCACATTCCGCATGCAATTGAGCGGTAGGCTGCTACGTCTGCAGCAAATTCCCCTCGTTTGTTGCTGCCTTCTCAGTTCGATCACCTCAATCGCGTCAGCTCAATCGGACGAACCTAATGACGTAAGAGAACAACTTGAAAGTCGAAAGATCGCCGATATACGCGAGGGGCTAAACTCGCTCGTCGAATCCCCACAACAAGCCGTGCGGTACGCTGCTACGCTTCTTCGTCGGCGGCATCACCCCGAATTTCGGCGCGTGCTACCAAAGTTGGTTGTGCACCTTCCGCCTGAGATCCGAAACGATTTCAACAAAGCAAACGGAGCGGTGACCGTCGAAGCTTCCCCATCACGGGCGATGCCCATTCATCGACCGCCTTCGCCGTACACGCCCTCACATCTATTGGCAATTCGAGAGTTTGCCGAAAAGGAGCAACTCACCCCGAAGGATCGTGAAGTACTTCCGCAATACCTGACCGATCTTGAACATGCCCCCGAGAATCAGCAATACAGTTTGATCGTTTGGCTCGGCAAAATCGCACCGCAGGACGAACAATCAATCGATGCAATTCTGCGGTTAGGCAAGACCAGTTCACAGCCCACCATTCAGTTCCGGGCGACCGTCCTTGCTTTTAAGCTGAAACAACAAGCTGGATTGATCGCGAGAGTCCGATTCGTCGATCGCGGCGGCTCGATCGAGGATCGCGAGACGGGTCTGTTCTGGCAAGCCGACGGCACGCAATCAGGCTTGCTGAACTATTACGAGGGCCAGGACTATGCAAAAAACTTCACGACCGGACGACTTACAGATTGGCGGTTGCCAACCGGCCATGAACTAGGAACTATCTTCCCCGCCGACAAACTTCCGTTTCGTAATTCACGATATTCGGAAGATGGGGTCACAAGACAAAGTTACTGGTCATCGCATCTGTACGGCGAGAACTATGCCGGAATCTGCGACTGGCAAAATGACGGAGGCATCAACAATTGTTTCGCCGATCGAAACCGAGCTTTCATTCGCTGTGTTCATGACCCGCTGAGACCGGCCGAATGAATCGTTGCCTCGGCGATCAACGATGTGCTTATTGGTAG from Roseiconus lacunae encodes:
- a CDS encoding four-helix bundle copper-binding protein, translated to MATSTDLKSDCIENCQTCVTTVSDMLTSTCLSKGGDHVEQEHVKLMLDCIAACEACIGFMSRNSEFHSHYCGACAEICKACADNCEKIDGMEKCVECCRQCQETCSAMAS
- a CDS encoding Lcl C-terminal domain-containing protein; this translates as MNESNSSSLFTFRMQLSGRLLRLQQIPLVCCCLLSSITSIASAQSDEPNDVREQLESRKIADIREGLNSLVESPQQAVRYAATLLRRRHHPEFRRVLPKLVVHLPPEIRNDFNKANGAVTVEASPSRAMPIHRPPSPYTPSHLLAIREFAEKEQLTPKDREVLPQYLTDLEHAPENQQYSLIVWLGKIAPQDEQSIDAILRLGKTSSQPTIQFRATVLAFKLKQQAGLIARVRFVDRGGSIEDRETGLFWQADGTQSGLLNYYEGQDYAKNFTTGRLTDWRLPTGHELGTIFPADKLPFRNSRYSEDGVTRQSYWSSHLYGENYAGICDWQNDGGINNCFADRNRAFIRCVHDPLRPAE